The nucleotide sequence GAGATCGACCTAACAATTAAGCTTGCAATTGCATAAAATATTAGGTGTAATTAAGTGAGATACAACAGCGGTGCCTTAGTTGTTTCTGAACCTGGGCTGGTTCCGGAACCATATGCTCGGTAGTAGGTAGGCAACAGTTGCtaatgagacagtgacaaaaggtcaggtgtcatgtctactgtcccgaatgacacacgattgctgacatttcaccattgccaacagaataaacaaataagaaataggtagaaaatgaatgtgaaaactgactttaattgttgatcagtattttctataccactaacaaataatctacttgcacatagttgtttggcaaatgtatgttgcattggacacactgacatgaaagtggaagatgtttttccctctagagaaactacatatcaagttacactttttgtgctcttccattccagttggcaatcaattgttaacgcatgttattagaaaaaatagaacgaaaacagattagatagaatgaaaaatgtactggtgatgtcatttgggacatactgacatgaaaacgtcaccttttgtcattgtctctaaTGCAAGTATTTCATTTGTTCATTTGGATGGAAAatcttgtcttcttcttctgcgttcgtgggctgaaactcccacgtacactcgtgttttttgcacgagtggaattttacgtgtatgaccgtttttaccccgccattaaggcagccatacgccgctttcggaggaagcatgctggatattttcgtgtttctataacccaccaaatgACATggattttccgtgcgcacttggtcttgtgcttgcgtgtgcacacgaagggggataagccactagcaggtctgcacataagttgacctgggagatcggaaaaatctccacacttaacccaccaggcggccgcgatcgggattcgaaccctcgaccttccgattaagaggccgacgtcttaccaccccgccacagcgcccgtcggaaAATCTTGTGAGCTTAATTGTTTCATTGATAAAAGTGCCACTGTTATTTTCAGAAGCTGAGTGACCAACTGAGTCCGCTCCAAAATGTGGAGAGGGAGCATGTCAGTGATGCAGCCATTATGCACAAGAAGAAGTGCTGTTTTCACCAGCTCTTGTCAGTGCATGTTCAGGAATTTGTACACAAAAACATTGGACCCTTTTGATCCCAATGCCAGTGAAGTCATAGACACTCGTGCACCCCTTGAATATCAGCAGGATCACATCCCAGGTAAGGAGGTTTATTGACACCAAGGGGGTGTAATTCTGCCACTTTTAAAGTTTAATATCAGCGATCATTGCCGCAACGAATCATGAGCTCCGATGAgtatatttttgaaagaaaagggtataTCTTTATACGTGAACGCTGCATAACAATTAACATACACAATACATGTATCTGACTTATAGTTGTTTGTCGCGATAACTGTTAAAGCCGACCAGTAGCAAGCTAGTTGCTTCACAACGCTTTGAAAAGCTTGGGTCAGTAAAAGGAGCTCCTAATTACTCTGCCACACCGCTTAAAaatcccgacagagttatttgcaAACATCGTCTGTTAAGATAATGTAAATCACACTGCAAAACTATATGTCTGGAAACACTTTTGATGGATTTCAGCTAGGGTCCACTTTTAAAAATCAGTCACTAATGATACAAACATGTATCTATGCTCATTTTCAGGTGCAGTAAATCTTCCCGTGCTGACCAACGAACAAAGGTCTCATGTTGGGGAAGTGTACAACAAGGACTCCTTTGAAGCCAGAAAGCTGGGAGCAAGCCTTGTCACACGCAACATCAGTCAACACATCTCTCACTACTTCATAAACAAACCTGCACACTATCAACCCCTGGTGTACTGTTGGCGAGGAGGTCAGAGGTCACAGAGTCTATCCATTGTGTTGTCGCAGACAGGTTTTGAGGTACGTCTGCTGGAAGGGGGATATCGGACGTACAGGAGAAGAGTGATCAGTGATCTGCAGCAGCTTCCAGAAAAGCTAAAGTACATTGTGCTTACTGGTACGTTTATTTATTCACCGTGTATAATAAATTCTAAtccaattttgttgttgataaaaaaaactgcattgttactcagtttttgtttgtttgtgtgtgtggggggggggagggggggattgaTGGTTGTTATAAACAGACTTAAAGAGTTACAACATTTTGTCTTCACAAAATTATTTAAAGGTAAACATTTTGTATGCATTGATTAAAAATCAAACTGTAGAATGATCAATAGGCCTGTTATTGCTTCTAACATGGGAACTGTTCAAGTTAAAACACAATGTTGATCAGGTGTGAGTGAGCATCCTATATCACGTGTGACATTGAAGGTACATTTACATAGAATTTACTTGTATGATACACTGACAGTGACCGAGTTCAATGCATATAATTACAGGTCTGACAGGAACAGGCAAAACACTCTTGCTGCACGCTTTGAGTCGGAAAGGAGCGCAGGTGCTTGATCTTGAAGGGCTTGCTCGACACAAAGGATCTCTGCTGGGCCTCTGGCATCAGGAGACTCAACCATCGCAGAAAATGTGGGAATCGCTCCTGCGACACCGCTTGGCTTCTTTTGACCCAGCAAAACCGGTATGGGTTGAATCCGAGAGTGCCAAGGTGGGCAACCTTCTCATTCCGATGAGGCTGTTTCACAAGATGTGTCGTGCAGAGCGAGTAGAGGTGTGTCTTCCGATGGAAGAGCGAGTCAAACACATTTTGAGAGACTACCCACACTGGATGCAGGATGTTTCAACGTTGAAATCTGTGCTGCTGCGGCTGAAAAAAGTGCGTGGACAAAAGACGATAGATTCCTGGTTCCAGCTGGCTGATCAGGGGAGGTGGGAAGAATTTGTGGAACAGCTTCTTGTGCAGCATTATGACTCTACTTACACCATGTCTCAGAAGAAAAATGAATGGTCAAAGAAAAAGATagctgtgcacttaaaagattTGTCAGGCGAGTCTCAGATGGAGTTTGTCGACGATGTTTTGGACAGCACCAAACACAGCACCAAAACAGGGACCGAAGTGAACTTTTCTGTTTAGTCAGTTTTTACAGgaaagtgtgtatgtgcgtgtttgtatgaaTATAAATAATGTAAATATCATAGCGTGTGCATGAGCACAGTTCTCACTAGGCCAAATTACCACTGTGTCTTGGAAAGTCTGTTTTGTGATGTTGTTTCCTTGGATCAAAATGTTTAAGAATACATTTAAAGTATTGTTGTATAAGAATGTTTAATGCTGAAATCACTCAGAAATATAAATGTTCAGAAGCCTGCCTCCGAGTGTGTGAGTTGGCATGTCCACGTGTGCTAGCATGGatgtgtgttgtttttataCAGATGTGTGCATGCTGATGCGGACAAGCTTATAAAGTTATTTGGATttacgtgtatgtatgtgtgcatataTGGAGGTGTATGACTGCTTGCATGGGATATGGATGTATTTGGGTTTGtaaggatatgtgtgtgtgtgtgtgtacctgtttatatgtgtgtgtgtacaatgaCTCTGAAGAATTAAGAAAACCCACTTGCATACATACGGTTTTCATCCAGACTTAACTAAAACAAACACGGAgtttttttgtacaattttaGTCAATAGTTAAAATCACACAGTAATTTTATACAACATACATTACTGCGGTAGAGCTTTTGCTCTATCAAAATCAGTAGTCGCTGAAAATAAACTTCAGCGACAGAAACATCAATGTTGAAGTGTTATGAATGTTTTGAACAGGTGATGAGAACAAGGTGTGTGCATGATGCATGTAAGTTGTGCATATGAATTGTGTTAATGCGAGTGGCTAGGGAGTGTCTTGTTTCAATAAGCTGTGCTCTGGTCTTTCTCCAACAAATATTTAGAACATAAATTAATTCATGATAAAATCATAAAAGCACTTTGCTGCCTCTTCAGTTCAGTGAGTTGATCCTGATCCCATATCAGTGCAGATCAAATGCATGTGGGTACTGTAAAACAGAGGTCATGGTTCTGTTTGATGTCATTTGTCGCTGATGATTGATTCTTGTTGTCACGTAGAGAATCCTGTGTTTTTGAACACATAGCCCTTCTCCAACAGTCCTTTTAGAATGGCTGCAATGTTTCTGCAGTCATCTGCAAAATAGAAAACATGGAATTCAGACAATGTGAAAAACACATAACTTCAGCTGAATAATATACTGCAATGCGAGGTCCCTCCTATGAGAGGACACCTCGCATAAGAGAACACCTTGTATTGTCCATTTGTTTCTTATCCTGACTAAAATATACCTGTCGTGACAggtcacctgcaatgtagggacacttttggctggttcCGAAGATTTCCTTTCATCGTACCACTGTAGCTCTTTTGGACTATATTTTTCTATTCAACACTTACACCAGTCTTGAAATGTTTAATTACTCCTTCACTTGAGGCTAAAAAGTCCAGAAAGGATTGGTGGAAAGTGGAAAAGGAGTTTTCCCGCTGTGAAGCGTACACCCCTCACATTCCTAGAACTAAACTGGGTACAATGTACCATGACTTGCATGAAATAGTTTGGACATGTACTCAAATCAacactacagtggtacctcccttaTCGACCCCTCTATTTTCCGACCAATTTTTCAGTGAGGATTatttttccttctatttctttgtatttcttatCTCTATGTTACGTCCCCCTCTCTGATACGACCGACCATCAGTGGACTTATGACAACTTTTCCCCAAAGTTTGGTTTACTTAACTTATATCTCCAGTCCAGTCAGTACATAAAATGGACGCAAAAAAGTGCTGAAATCCTTTCCGTGTACAACATCACTTCGGCACGCAAACGGCTGAAGTACAGCCACagtttttcatttctatttcaGATTGTTACTTTATTTTGACTAGATAAAGCTCATTTTGTATTTCCTCATGGTAATGTTAAACTACGGAGGCCTCTTCTCCTGGTTGTGAAGGAAGAGACATAAAATTCAAGCACCGAAAgtgaaaaaatccaaaaacaaagagactgctaacgtttcaaaattcagaataaaaaaacaagaaaggtaagttgttggaaagttgttattgacaaaattacgttagaGTCACAAATATGTccacccaacggtcttttaagtgaacagacaaacaaatatcacaataaacttatcttgatggatttcagttttcgcccactcgccaGGAAGCTGAGCGAATGAATCTCTTCTTTCTGGACTTTTTAGCCTCAAGTGAAGGAGTAATTAAACATTTCAAGACTCATATAagattcattcgctcggcttcctggcgagTGGGCAAAAACTGAAAtccatcaagataagtttattgtgatatttgtttgtctgttcacttaaaagaccgttgggtcgacatatttgtgactgtaacgtatttttgtcaataacaatgttccaacaacttacctttcttgtttttttataccGAAAGTGAAAGTTATCAGACACAGCTGTATTATTATGTCCTGAGATGACTCTACAGGTATTCTAGCAAAGAAAACACCTCGGGCTGACACCTGTACTTGAGGTCAGTCTTCTGGTGGTATTTTCATAGAGCATCTCTACATTTACACCTGTTTGTCCTAAAACATGTAactgattcttcttcttttttgttgtacCTTCAAATGTCAACGATGTCATGATAGTGCCATCAAGGCTTCCACTACTTTCAATATATCTAGAGCTATTCTCTCAAAAAAAGGCCTGACTGTACACACACCGACACTCACCCCAAGATTCTCACAAAAAGGAACAATGCATCTAAAAGCAACGCACCTCCGCAAAGTCAGTGACTGCATTGCAGCAAAAAGTAACAGGTACAGACACAGTACCACATCAacaaaaaatgtaagttcaAACAACTTACCGATACCACTGTGATGCCGACCTCTGTGGGGAATCTGTAACTTGTGTAGCATGGGCATCATGCCTTTCgggaactctcctgtcacatcgGCAAAACTCTGCAACAATAACGATCACAGATTAGAAGCTGTTTGGGGTGCTCAGTGTATGGAAATCAGCCTCAGCATGTACAGTTGGAGCTTCTCAGTCTCAACTCTAATAGAGAGACATTTTGGTTATAATGAACAGATTTAAACAGTTTTCTTTTATGTGTACATAAAACCCACGTATTGCAATACATTGTACATGCATTCTGATTTCTCTGTAAAATGAACTTCATAACCTTTTCCAAAGAGTTCACAATGAGATGATTACATTGTCTTTGAAGAAAATAATGCAAGAAGACTACAGTGTAGTTAGTGCAAACCATTTTGGGGTTAACCGTGTTGATTACCGTAGCAATCAGGTACAGAAGTCAAAACGAAGAAAAAAGTAGATTCACACCTTTatatatgtgaacagctcagatcatgggtaattttaacaccttcacatttaaatgcttattttatagccatccattgaattgagaagaaaacaaagcatactaaactgctaagcatgaatcaaacaataagaaaataaaaagaaccaacagcatcgttttgtatgtgtgggtagtaaacacgttttattaaaaaaacacggcggaaaatggcgacaaatttgttgcacagcgacaggtcactttcttcaaccaaggccagtactttcatacatgacaaaggaaagcaaatatggcctgaataataaagttatagtgttcctttgcatgtctgagtgataaactgttttaaccaactatcttctgaaacgtaattgcactcagcagatttgtcttccgctcataactttcgtgtcacacggtctttgcgacaaacagatagatcgcattctcgcagaaaatcattgacaacacagaccagtcatttttagcattgcatttgggaagggctactattatagtgtgttttaagaaagaaaaacattacagtatcggcagaacacgaccaaatgagttttcgtgtcacagcgttatgggcatgagattgtgttctcacactgtagcaaaatcattgacaacacagacaagtcagttttagcatagacattgggaaaggctactattatagtgtgttttaggaaagaaaaacattatagtatcagcagaacacgaccaaatcatgacaaatgagtttgcgttttgggcgttatgggcgtttttttcacactgcagatcatatctcaaaaactacggagtggatctttatgaaatttgatatggatatttttgactggattttctcataaaaggtttttccgtttattgataggacagtttgatgacgtcatattttaccgtttgccaaaaggtcgaggcagcactttcacagttacagtttttcatcaatttgatcgaatttcttatcacacaatctcagatctaggccggattatgggattgcatttcagtttggtcacttaaagttttgttattgaaatgtttgttcgaaatatgtcattttttcaaatttttaaaaactaatatttgaaacaaaaaatttatattggtgtattccctattgcgtcctgtatctaaaactatatagttttgttgttttgtattgataattatgcttaaaaatgaagaaaaccgataaataaccactatctttatttatgaaaaaagacacttaaaaacaacttctatctattccttaccattttctgattccaaatatatatagtttcatggtgtttgacgttgaaaataggctaaaacttaacaaactcggatcgttgaatggaaattatacttccaagctccgtgcagctgacaacatgataaaaacacgtcatttcaagtgtggaacacgctcatgacgtcatactgaaaggtgatgaattatggcttcaccttgcgatgtttcatttcaaacatggtaacatttttaaaggggtttctttctcagatttctgtttgccctctgtctgtcactctatgtctccgtctgtctgaccgattcaattaaatgtgtaattacttagttttgcaaaagtcaaactaagtaggaggatatacctaattgattcaggtctctaaattcttattgtaaaattgtgagttttattcaaaacaaatttaattggtgttttaaactcaataatggggcatgctgtgatgagtagaagaatgtgtgcttatgagcagaaaaagcccatcaaagtcaagaatcgtgtttttctttttctattttcaccttgtagcttcatacagacactaagcaacagtgtagttccacttccagtgcaatatcttgtactttaattttgaccatctgtgtaacactttattgacccatgatctgagctgttcacatatgCAAACAGTAATCCCTTTTCACATGTGGTTTTCTTTGGGTCTTTTttttgtcatttaaaaaaaaaatggaacaaGGGGCATGTTGATAAACAGGTGGAGTAGATTAGGTTAACAAACCTTCTTTATGTTGATCCAGCTTTTGAAGTATGGCCTAACAGGAATGTTGAAATGCCTGCACTGAGATGGTAACCTGTCACAGAAAGATGACTATCATTAATCTAACACATTAAGAAGAcaatatttcacacacacattttatctTGACTGAGACATACTTTCACAGGCTCACTTGAATGTCGAGTCTCAATAagaatttttctttatttggtgtttaacgtcgttttcaaccacgaaggttatatcgcgacgagggaaaggggggagatgggataggggaaagggggagggggggggagatgggatagagccacttgttaagtgtttcttgttcacaaaagcactaatcaaaaaattgctccaggggcttgcaacgtagtacaatatatgaccttactgggagaatgcaagtttccagtacaaaggactaaacatttcttacatactgcttgactaaaatctttacaaacattgactatattctatacaagaaccacttaacaagggtaaaaggagaaacagaatccgttagtcgcctcatacgacatgcggggtgcagagaaataaggatgtggaaaagaagacttttggtaagtgaaataaaggtgatggatccagtcaggtagaaataagacaacaagaaaagaattggaaaactgcagggaatagtagggagagttttcttggaaggaaatataggtgaaaggactggtaaggcagaaataagacaaaagaagagaagaaacagaaccgttagtcgcctcttacgacatgctgggtagcatcgggtataTTCTTTCTNNNNNNNNNNNNNNNNNNNNNNNNNNNNNNNNNNNNNNNNNNNNNNNNNNNNNNNNNNNNNNNNNNNNNNNNNNNNNNNNNNNNNNNNNNNNNNNNNNNNNNNNNNNNNNNNNNNNNNNNNNNNNNNNNNNNNNNNNNNNNNNNNNNNNNNNNNNNNNNNNNNNNNNNNNNNNNNNNNNNNNNNNNNNNNNNNNNNNNNNTGCGTAGCATGGTCTTGAGTGTTCCGTTGTACCGTTCCACCAATCCGTTTCCTTGCGCATGATACGGAGTAGTCGCTAAACCCTTGATGGCCAGCAAACGCTCCACCTCTTTCATCACCTCGGACATGAACTGAGTACCTCGGTCTGTCAAAATCTCTGAGGGGATTCCTACTCGAGTCCAGACTGCCCACATCGCTTCTGCAACCTTCACAGCCTCAATCGACTTCAATGGAATGGCTTCCGGGtaccgagtagcgtagtccacaaaCACTAAGATGTACCGGTTACCAGACTCAGAAGCAGGGATGATGGGACCCACCAGATCGATCGCCACACGCTCGAACGGCGTATCGATGAGAGGCATCTTACCTAACGGTACCTTCTGTGGCTTATGAGAAACCTTCTGACACTGATCGCAAGACAACACAAAGCGACGTATGTCTGCGCACATACCTGGCCAAAAAAACTGCTGCCAAACTCGATCACGTGTCCTCTGGACACCCATGTGACCTCCCATAGGCGGTTCATGGGCCAACTTGATAACACCTAACCTCAACTGCTGGGGAACAACAACCTGAGTATAGACGCTACCACCACCGCGATACTCACGGTAcagaatcttcttcttccaaacaaaCCCAACTTCACCGGAGTGACCAGACGTTCTGACGTCCCGGCGATCTGCCGCCTCACGACAACTCTTCAAAGTCGGATCATTCCGCTGAAGGTCATGCAACTGCTCAGGGGTGACTGTTTCTAGCCCTGGAGCAGCAACATGTAACAAAGTCGGCTTCTTCCCTTCAGCGGCAGCCTGAGCACGAGTGACAACTGACACAACCTTGGACACAGCGTACACTGGAAGAACAATCGAGTCACCCAGCCGGGCGTGATTACCTACAATGAAATCAGCAACAGGTGTATCCATGACGATAGCCTCAACCTCACCAGTGTAGAAAGGACATTCAACCTGAACCTTAATCACTGGATAGCGCCTCTTGATGTCTTTCTCAGCCATAGAAACCTCAAGATCCTGTCCTGTGAACTGAGACCTGGAAACCAATGAACTCTTCACGACACAAACCTGAGATCCAGTATCACGCAACCCCTCCACTGCAACACCATCCACTACAACCAGGCATCTCGGGTCGTAGTCTTGCTGGCTACAGGGAGTACACAAAGTGGGTACACTGACGGGCGGTAAAGACTTCTCAGGACCACTATTCACCGCTCCCGTCGACTTGCTCTTCTTGGGGCAATCTCTAGCCAAATGTTTGGGGGACTCACAGATGAAACACTTCCTACCGGATGTACCAACTGAGTTATCTCCACTTTTCTGCTTTTCACCAACGCCAGCCTTTCCACCCTGATCACGATCATGCTGAAAAAACTTCTTACTGTCACGGTGTGCTTCAAAATGAATCTCAGCGGACTTAACTGCTTCGGCTAACGTCTGAGGTTTTTTCTCCTTAACGTACGCGGCCATGTCCGCGCTCAGGGTCTGCAAGAACTGTTCCAGCAAAACCAACTGTTTCAGTTCTGTGATCTCGGAAAGCTCATGCCACTTAGTCAAATTCTCTTCAATGCGAGCACCGAACTGTCTGAACGTTTCATGTTCTTTTCTCTTGCAGGTTCTGAGACGACGGCGGTAGGTTTCGGCTGTGAGCTGATAGCGGCCTAACAACGCGACCTTCAAACCGTCATAGTCGTCTGCGCTATCATCATCAAGAGTGTTGTACACTTCTACAGCCCTACCCGACAACCTAGTCGAGACCCTAGTTGCCCACGTATTTCTCTTCCACTTGTACAAGGTAGCGACTCTCTCAAACCTTTTCAACCAAGTAGCTATGTTTTCTTTGCTCTCATCAAACATCGGTATGGAAGGCCGAAAACCACGAAGGTCACTAGACTCTTCTTCACCTGAGGAATCTCCCTCATTATCAGCTCTATCCCTACTTCCTTTCTTCACCCTCTTACTTTCCGACTCTTTCTGCAAGAGTTGCATGCGAAGGTCATGctcttctctttcttgtctttgtttttcttcaaacaTCTGAGTACGTTCATATGCGGCTTTCTCATCAGTCTCTCGCTGAGCTTGAACATACTTAACTCGCTCATCAGTCTCTCGACGCGCTACTTCTAGCTTGTCCTGATAAGCTTTCCTTTCTAGTTCAAGTTTCTCCTTCTCTAGCTCTAGTCTAGCCTGTTCCGCATCTTCACGGGTCATTCGCTCGGCAATAAACTCAGGAATACTGGCAGATTTAACACCTAGCTCCTCAGCAAGTGAACGCCACCTAGCAATCCTATCCGAACTACTTTCCGTCCTAGACGCCATGATAGCACTATCATCAAGAACACGACCAGAACGAAGTTCCATAAACAAGAACCAACTAGCAAACGGTTAGCCAAAAcatgaaaaatcaaaacaaggcACAGCTGACTGGCAACAAGGACAGGCAACCCACAAGGCCTGATGCTAACCCTCGGGCCCCTCCAACCACCCACAGTtaccagacaacaacaaaagctaaTTAACTACCGTACATCAGTGTCCAGTGTATGGGAAGTGTGGCCAACGACAAAAATGAAGTGAATTCCTTGAATTCAAAGAGAATTTATCCTGGCAAGCTCGCCATTGTCGCGTGCATGCacgtttgcatgtttagtttttcacacaaaaactttggccacaccacacagcactcacagaacaccaatgtaaataaatgaaagtatttaatagttcccagttgggtgaaatatgggggtgacgatggatgGAACAATGAAAGGGTTAACACGACAACATGAGGATGAACATAATGAACatgagaaagtacacaacagtcaaaataatgtcaacaaacgacatacgagacaatcaggatagtcaaacacaaagcacgtacgtcacaaaggccctcctcattccataaatgatatctatcgtaagaaagtacttatctacacgttcgacgaattcagggggggggggtgcgccctcgggtcgacacctgcgtctctgtcgcgggggtgagagaatcagcccagttaagagctgtcacacggcacacactctgcagcgacggcgccggttcgatgttgctgcccaacagcagcgtggttacgccgctgtgacgttacaagatagctgctcaaaacagcgtaatgaagcctcggagaagatccagaggggctgctcactcagcagcgtgggggtgacgatgcgagagtccaaactggctgctcaagcagcagcgtggtggtgcctcctccatgctgtgaagctagggttcgcaccttcccgtccggtctgtcttcgacagtaaacactgaaagcctagaaggccaaagtcaatattctccccaaaaatataagacacgtgacttcctcctccaatagacatcactattagggatgaggaggaagcacaatgactagactttggtttccttctacgatataatttaccattataatgatttccttttaaaccctatgatgaacactatttacaacaacacaaagacgagacaaaacagtacaactggtaactaatgtaggttccctgtcccctgccaccggccgctaattcaccttcagcaaaaactgacaaaagtctatccaattagaccaagaaatttgacttacctcacacaggctaatgaaaaacatcgcgcactttacgcaaccgactttaacaaagtccacagtagacgtacattactactgaaaataacttcgaactcaaacgacaattcacacacgaatttcgaagccgttcgaacaaacatctggtctcggccgagacagaaaaaagaatgcctatgaatttctcagtcagcaaccaggtaaacggtgaaccctacaaatagcgcgcagcttaccgtgaacgtcccgtgcaatgcgtgcaaagCGTGCAAGGCGCGAATCACTGAGCTAAGCCCAGCTAC is from Littorina saxatilis isolate snail1 linkage group LG5, US_GU_Lsax_2.0, whole genome shotgun sequence and encodes:
- the LOC138966544 gene encoding tRNA 2-selenouridine synthase-like: MWRGSMSVMQPLCTRRSAVFTSSCQCMFRNLYTKTLDPFDPNASEVIDTRAPLEYQQDHIPGAVNLPVLTNEQRSHVGEVYNKDSFEARKLGASLVTRNISQHISHYFINKPAHYQPLVYCWRGGQRSQSLSIVLSQTGFEVRLLEGGYRTYRRRVISDLQQLPEKLKYIVLTGLTGTGKTLLLHALSRKGAQVLDLEGLARHKGSLLGLWHQETQPSQKMWESLLRHRLASFDPAKPVWVESESAKVGNLLIPMRLFHKMCRAERVEVCLPMEERVKHILRDYPHWMQDVSTLKSVLLRLKKVRGQKTIDSWFQLADQGRWEEFVEQLLVQHYDSTYTMSQKKNEWSKKKIAVHLKDLSGESQMEFVDDVLDSTKHSTKTGTEVNFSV